From a single Planococcus shenhongbingii genomic region:
- a CDS encoding glycerol-3-phosphate acyltransferase — protein MVIYWIASYFIGNLLTAWWIGKWKGIDLRKERSGNLGARNAGAVIGKTAFVLTFLGDAAKGALVVGLGHYGGFNEWVIAIGGLVVICGHLFPLWLKGRGGKGIATFIGVSLLITPSLFLVMFLVFGIFFPILKSATLTMLTSFSAFIIAVSLTGQLSVLWPLILAIILILIKHQNDLRESFEKRFAKL, from the coding sequence ATGGTCATTTATTGGATTGCTTCATACTTTATCGGAAATTTATTGACAGCCTGGTGGATCGGCAAATGGAAAGGCATCGACTTGCGAAAAGAGCGCAGTGGCAATCTGGGTGCCCGGAATGCAGGAGCTGTAATCGGCAAAACTGCTTTTGTCCTGACTTTTTTAGGAGATGCCGCAAAAGGCGCCTTAGTTGTGGGACTTGGACATTATGGAGGCTTTAACGAGTGGGTTATTGCCATCGGCGGCCTTGTGGTGATTTGTGGCCATCTTTTCCCGCTGTGGCTAAAAGGACGCGGGGGCAAAGGCATTGCTACATTTATAGGCGTGAGCTTATTGATTACGCCTTCACTTTTTCTGGTGATGTTTCTTGTTTTCGGGATTTTCTTCCCAATCCTTAAAAGCGCAACCCTGACCATGCTCACTAGTTTCTCAGCATTTATCATTGCGGTTTCGCTTACTGGTCAACTGTCTGTTTTATGGCCGTTGATTCTTGCAATTATCCTAATCCTGATTAAACACCAAAACGACTTACGTGAATCATTCGAAAAACGTTTTGCCAAACTGTAG
- a CDS encoding DegV family protein gives MKKPIAWVMDTTGFVTEEFKAHPDVYIVPLNIHFGSEEFVDGVDLTNTQLYERIKNASEFPKTSQPSAGKFAELYEKLQEEYECAIAVHPSAKLSGTIASSVAGADMTGFKVYAVDSLALSYGLSGLLERGMELADQGIGAEEIAERLEQETQNFRNYILIGNLSQLYKGGRMSGAQYYLGSLLKVKPIVQLSAEGELVPIDKVRSHKKAVQYLIDHAKADYEKFKIDTFQIMHGNVHEEAENLKQEVLKINPQARVLIGDLSSSLAVHAGEGTLVLMWRKPVQ, from the coding sequence ATGAAAAAACCAATTGCTTGGGTTATGGATACCACTGGATTTGTAACAGAAGAATTTAAGGCTCATCCGGATGTTTATATCGTGCCGCTTAATATCCATTTCGGCTCAGAAGAATTTGTAGATGGAGTCGATTTAACGAATACACAACTATATGAGCGCATTAAAAACGCTTCAGAGTTCCCCAAAACTTCACAGCCTTCTGCTGGAAAATTTGCTGAGTTATATGAAAAGCTCCAGGAAGAGTACGAATGTGCAATCGCAGTCCATCCTTCCGCTAAACTTAGCGGCACGATCGCTTCTTCTGTTGCCGGAGCCGATATGACCGGCTTCAAAGTCTATGCTGTCGATTCATTGGCTCTGTCTTACGGATTGAGCGGATTATTAGAACGCGGCATGGAATTGGCTGACCAAGGAATTGGCGCTGAAGAAATCGCTGAGCGCCTGGAGCAGGAAACGCAAAACTTCCGTAATTATATTTTAATCGGAAACTTGTCGCAATTGTATAAAGGCGGCCGAATGAGTGGCGCCCAGTACTATTTAGGAAGCCTTTTAAAAGTGAAACCGATTGTCCAGTTAAGCGCTGAAGGTGAATTGGTGCCAATCGACAAAGTGCGGTCTCATAAAAAAGCCGTGCAGTATTTGATCGACCATGCCAAGGCAGACTATGAAAAGTTCAAAATAGACACTTTCCAAATTATGCATGGCAATGTTCATGAGGAAGCTGAGAACTTGAAACAAGAAGTCTTGAAAATCAATCCGCAAGCCCGCGTGCTGATAGGCGACCTTAGTTCTTCTCTTGCTGTCCATGCCGGTGAAGGGACACTAGTATTGATGTGGAGAAAACCTGTTCAGTAA
- a CDS encoding DUF2804 domain-containing protein → MQHVERELTEHVMLCDAKGQLNPAAIGYARQPVVVSNLRGNFMRKKKWNYWCVFGDEIMFSATICHLDYATVCFVYFLNYETQRFHEKTLVVPFTRQLKLSDEVLDACHFRHGDMNIQISYKQNTTQMQVSIEDFDGESLHASLEIQHPEAYDSLNVVIPWNRQTFQFTGKHLSLPTSGYVKIGSQRFDFEPEDSLAVLDYGRGVWPRESSWNWAVASQRSLGRSIGLNLGGKWTDGTGMTENAFFVNGKMTKIHEDVLFHYNPENYKEPWLIHTKFSDDVKLTFTPFFERVSKTDMKLVKSEVHQLFGYYNGYVRYPDGKKLKILQMLGAVEEHYAKW, encoded by the coding sequence ATGCAGCATGTAGAACGAGAACTTACAGAACACGTAATGCTTTGTGATGCAAAAGGTCAATTAAATCCGGCAGCCATCGGATATGCACGCCAGCCTGTCGTTGTCAGCAATCTTCGAGGAAATTTCATGAGAAAGAAAAAGTGGAATTATTGGTGCGTTTTTGGTGATGAAATCATGTTTTCTGCCACTATTTGCCATCTGGATTATGCGACAGTCTGTTTTGTCTATTTTTTAAATTATGAAACACAGCGGTTTCATGAAAAGACCTTAGTTGTACCTTTTACACGTCAATTAAAATTATCGGATGAAGTGCTAGATGCTTGCCATTTTCGCCACGGCGATATGAATATTCAAATAAGCTATAAACAGAACACGACACAGATGCAGGTAAGTATAGAGGACTTCGATGGGGAATCTCTTCATGCCTCATTGGAAATCCAGCATCCAGAAGCCTATGATTCTCTCAATGTTGTGATCCCCTGGAATCGGCAGACCTTTCAATTTACAGGGAAACATCTTTCCCTTCCCACTTCAGGATATGTAAAAATCGGAAGCCAGCGTTTTGACTTCGAACCGGAAGACAGTTTGGCCGTTCTGGATTATGGCAGAGGAGTTTGGCCGCGTGAATCTTCCTGGAACTGGGCAGTAGCTTCGCAGCGTTCGTTGGGGAGATCGATTGGATTGAATTTAGGAGGCAAGTGGACAGACGGCACTGGCATGACGGAAAATGCATTTTTCGTTAACGGCAAAATGACTAAAATCCATGAAGATGTACTGTTTCACTATAATCCGGAAAATTATAAGGAACCATGGCTGATTCATACCAAATTCTCCGATGATGTGAAACTGACCTTCACCCCATTTTTTGAACGGGTTTCTAAAACGGATATGAAACTGGTGAAATCTGAAGTCCATCAGCTTTTCGGCTATTATAATGGCTATGTCCGTTATCCGGATGGCAAAAAACTAAAAATCCTTCAAATGCTTGGAGCAGTTGAAGAACATTATGCAAAATGGTAA
- a CDS encoding glycerophosphodiester phosphodiesterase gives MKIYAHRGCSGTYPENTLAAFRAAAELPIDGIEIDVQLTKDGKMVVIHDERINRTTNGKGYVKDLTLEELQKYDAGSWFSEEWSGEYIPTLDEVLEIFQDTEHILNIEIKSDIFPYVGLVDKVINLATRRGLLDRMIISSFNHEDVQKVCHETDAKSAIITSQIYVDIYDYARVIGTKRLHISLPSAYRKMTTEALRKGSIVYVWTVNSLEYAQELQKIGIHGIFTDYPERMLKELK, from the coding sequence ATGAAGATTTACGCACACAGAGGATGCTCAGGCACCTATCCGGAAAATACATTGGCTGCTTTTCGCGCAGCTGCAGAATTGCCGATTGACGGCATTGAGATAGACGTCCAATTGACCAAGGATGGAAAAATGGTCGTCATTCATGATGAAAGAATCAACAGGACAACGAACGGCAAAGGTTATGTTAAAGATTTGACACTTGAGGAACTGCAGAAGTATGACGCTGGATCCTGGTTTTCTGAAGAATGGAGCGGAGAATACATTCCAACGCTGGATGAAGTGCTGGAAATCTTTCAGGACACCGAACATATCCTGAACATTGAAATCAAGTCAGATATATTCCCGTATGTGGGCTTAGTGGACAAAGTCATTAACTTGGCTACTAGAAGAGGGCTCCTTGACCGTATGATCATTTCTTCTTTCAATCACGAAGACGTTCAGAAAGTCTGCCATGAAACCGATGCGAAGTCTGCCATTATCACTTCACAAATTTATGTAGACATCTATGACTACGCACGTGTCATTGGCACAAAGCGGCTTCACATTTCATTGCCTTCCGCCTATCGGAAAATGACCACTGAAGCACTTCGGAAAGGTTCCATTGTTTATGTATGGACAGTAAACAGCCTGGAATATGCACAAGAACTGCAAAAAATCGGCATCCACGGAATCTTTACCGATTATCCCGAACGGATGCTGAAAGAGCTTAAGTAA
- the kynA gene encoding tryptophan 2,3-dioxygenase, whose translation MNDYTNGQNIAASSEKGIHTDFQQNMTYGEYLQLDQLLSAQSSMSGEHDEALFIIIHQVSELWMKLILHELDAAISHVNQDKLQPAFKQLARVSKIQSQIIQAWDVLATMTPADYLKFRDTLGNASGFQSYQYRMIEFGLGYKTKHVLKIYEKEPALHKELVLAFNKPSIYDAAIQKLARSGLYIETGVLDRDVTTVYESNISVKTAWKTVYQNTDAYWELYQLAEKLVDIEDCLQQWRFRHMKTVERIIGFRQGTGGSSGVHYLKKVLDHYFFPELWELRTDI comes from the coding sequence ATGAATGATTATACAAATGGGCAAAACATTGCAGCGTCTTCTGAAAAAGGCATTCATACAGACTTTCAGCAAAACATGACTTACGGAGAATATTTGCAACTTGATCAGTTGCTATCGGCCCAGAGCAGTATGAGCGGAGAACATGACGAAGCGCTGTTCATCATTATCCATCAAGTTTCCGAGCTGTGGATGAAACTGATTTTGCATGAATTGGACGCTGCAATCAGCCATGTGAACCAAGACAAGCTGCAGCCTGCCTTTAAACAATTGGCAAGGGTATCAAAAATTCAATCGCAAATTATCCAAGCGTGGGATGTATTGGCAACCATGACTCCTGCAGATTATCTGAAGTTCCGGGATACCCTTGGAAATGCCAGTGGATTTCAATCTTATCAATACCGCATGATTGAGTTCGGTTTAGGGTATAAAACTAAACATGTACTAAAAATTTATGAAAAAGAGCCAGCGCTGCATAAAGAGCTTGTTTTAGCGTTCAATAAACCAAGTATTTATGATGCAGCTATCCAAAAACTTGCACGAAGCGGATTGTATATCGAGACGGGCGTACTCGATCGAGATGTTACAACAGTCTATGAATCAAACATCAGTGTAAAAACTGCATGGAAAACGGTTTACCAGAACACCGACGCATACTGGGAATTGTACCAGCTGGCAGAAAAGCTGGTGGACATTGAAGATTGCCTGCAGCAATGGCGATTCCGCCATATGAAAACTGTGGAACGCATTATCGGTTTCCGGCAGGGGACAGGCGGCTCTTCAGGCGTCCATTATTTGAAAAAAGTGCTGGATCACTATTTTTTTCCTGAACTTTGGGAACTGCGGACAGATATTTAG
- a CDS encoding YusW family protein, with the protein MTYNKTSILTALLLSSALVLSACGESDEVNEPVGNESQTDPAPGTGDASPGGGLDEESIGGGTFGFTEFSVDVDYPDQDDAIDISYEEDRDNIEASFENKLENQDLSGNDAMDEIEPAFQQLDLSPDTPNDEAIEQVIGAFGIEAGYNAIEIDVRFSDGTEKEFKGTGN; encoded by the coding sequence ATGACCTATAACAAAACATCTATACTGACGGCATTGCTGCTTTCTTCCGCTTTAGTTTTGTCGGCCTGCGGAGAAAGCGACGAAGTGAACGAACCGGTCGGCAATGAATCCCAAACTGACCCTGCACCTGGTACGGGTGACGCTTCCCCTGGCGGTGGACTTGATGAAGAAAGCATTGGAGGCGGCACGTTCGGCTTTACTGAATTCAGTGTCGACGTAGATTATCCCGATCAAGATGATGCGATCGATATCAGTTATGAGGAAGACCGCGACAATATAGAAGCCAGCTTCGAGAACAAATTAGAAAACCAGGATTTATCCGGAAATGATGCGATGGATGAAATTGAACCGGCTTTCCAGCAGCTGGACTTGTCTCCCGATACGCCTAATGACGAAGCCATTGAACAAGTGATTGGAGCATTTGGCATTGAAGCGGGCTACAATGCAATTGAAATAGATGTGCGCTTTTCTGACGGCACTGAAAAAGAATTTAAAGGAACGGGAAACTGA
- a CDS encoding GNAT family N-acetyltransferase, which produces MNISLSIESFPLNTETIKDMKSFLSLFQEDYSMVMQEPVWGRADARGFAVVAYTDEGKLIGFATSVDIVGLHHYEWSAIVHPDYRRQTIGSALADGIHHGHVQREAEEELAAFIEEPGAAEFLKNLGYEADFKEIQLGVTALEKLDLPDGLTVAPFGGEREELESLLRAAFDEEVIPVIAHNLEQAGRDVWVMKKEGRLVATATMIAEEDALWVTAFAVHPEQQGKGYGQAFLSWSRNLAFIKGKQQVLLDVETDNHALRVYEKAGFVPVSTVAYWKKISVSE; this is translated from the coding sequence ATGAATATCTCTCTATCAATTGAGTCATTTCCGCTGAATACAGAAACCATAAAAGACATGAAAAGTTTTTTATCTTTATTTCAGGAAGATTACAGCATGGTGATGCAGGAGCCGGTCTGGGGAAGGGCGGATGCCAGAGGTTTTGCAGTAGTTGCTTATACGGATGAAGGTAAGTTAATTGGATTTGCAACTTCTGTTGACATCGTCGGCCTTCATCATTATGAGTGGTCGGCTATTGTTCATCCGGATTACCGGAGGCAAACGATTGGATCTGCACTCGCAGATGGCATTCATCATGGGCATGTGCAGCGGGAAGCTGAAGAAGAATTGGCAGCTTTTATTGAAGAACCGGGAGCGGCTGAATTTCTTAAAAATTTGGGCTATGAAGCTGATTTTAAAGAAATCCAGTTAGGGGTAACGGCTTTGGAAAAGCTGGATTTGCCGGATGGCTTAACGGTCGCGCCTTTTGGTGGTGAACGTGAAGAATTGGAATCTCTGCTGCGGGCAGCTTTTGATGAAGAAGTGATTCCAGTGATTGCACATAACCTGGAACAAGCGGGAAGAGATGTCTGGGTCATGAAAAAAGAGGGCCGTCTAGTGGCAACCGCTACAATGATTGCTGAAGAAGACGCTTTATGGGTGACCGCTTTTGCGGTGCATCCTGAACAACAGGGAAAAGGCTATGGACAGGCTTTTCTATCCTGGAGCCGCAACTTGGCATTTATAAAAGGCAAGCAACAAGTACTGCTTGATGTAGAAACGGATAACCATGCACTTCGGGTATATGAAAAAGCTGGGTTTGTGCCTGTAAGTACAGTCGCGTATTGGAAGAAAATCTCAGTCTCCGAATAG
- a CDS encoding acyltransferase family protein, with amino-acid sequence MAKTRLTWVDSAKGFLMILVVIGHYSGPMITDFPLIKYIYWFHMPAFFLLSGLFFKPVIDSTALKQAIHKRFMQLMVPYLFFLLLLTSIKYGIAIGEGNFTASFLRQDLIDLTVGGRFLRGEHGVFWFVTVMFATYLLFLWITRFKRSIQLVILAGCYVLAQIEGTFAMALASDPDAASQQIPMIWNLDVALMAVIYYAIGYYFKSFWMKIPKTAIVAAAGVAATAMFADKAGWIDYHLSMKFLRYDHFLLDLVIPIAFTILIVGIFQQLSLMATFPWLMKIEKHSISIMYLHILAGFFVKEFLPFNLLTYTLLGLMVPIILSILIPKTIPLGEILLGRFKPRAPMQTHP; translated from the coding sequence TTGGCAAAAACACGCTTGACTTGGGTCGATTCGGCAAAAGGTTTCTTGATGATTTTAGTTGTCATCGGACATTATTCCGGACCCATGATAACAGATTTCCCCCTTATAAAATACATATACTGGTTCCATATGCCAGCATTTTTTCTTCTAAGCGGGTTGTTTTTTAAACCTGTGATTGATTCTACCGCTTTAAAGCAAGCCATTCACAAACGTTTTATGCAATTGATGGTTCCTTATTTGTTTTTCTTATTGCTGCTGACATCGATAAAATATGGCATTGCCATTGGCGAAGGAAATTTTACAGCTTCTTTCCTAAGGCAGGATTTAATCGATTTGACTGTTGGAGGACGTTTTCTGCGTGGTGAACACGGTGTGTTTTGGTTTGTAACGGTCATGTTCGCCACTTATTTGCTGTTTCTATGGATTACCCGGTTTAAGCGTTCCATCCAGCTTGTCATTTTAGCAGGATGTTATGTACTCGCCCAAATCGAAGGCACTTTTGCAATGGCCTTAGCAAGCGATCCCGATGCTGCTTCCCAGCAGATTCCGATGATCTGGAATTTGGATGTGGCTTTGATGGCCGTCATTTATTATGCCATAGGCTATTACTTTAAGTCTTTCTGGATGAAAATCCCTAAAACTGCCATAGTGGCAGCAGCCGGAGTGGCAGCAACCGCCATGTTCGCGGATAAAGCCGGATGGATTGACTACCATCTGAGCATGAAGTTTTTGCGTTATGACCATTTTCTATTAGACCTTGTCATTCCAATTGCTTTCACTATTCTAATCGTCGGCATTTTTCAGCAACTATCTCTAATGGCGACTTTCCCCTGGCTAATGAAAATTGAAAAACACTCGATTTCCATTATGTACTTGCACATTCTGGCTGGCTTTTTTGTAAAAGAATTCCTGCCGTTTAATTTACTCACATACACGCTTCTCGGTTTGATGGTGCCAATCATTTTATCGATTCTTATCCCTAAAACAATTCCGCTTGGTGAAATTCTATTAGGGCGCTTTAAACCAAGAGCCCCTATGCAAACCCATCCATAA
- a CDS encoding ABC transporter ATP-binding protein gives MFDAIRRPFGYEPVIKKEDLAKGASKKTERAENWKSTLLRIWKLVDEHRLLLITVLSLVFVSSALALLGPYLIGHIIDAYIVPQTFEGMGPIVLWLIVIYIGHSVSLYLQNYWMVGIAQQVIYRMRTGLFQHMQRLPVSFFDKRQHGELMSRMTNDIENVSTTLNSSFIQVFSSVLTLTGTVIVMLMLSPLLTVLTLLIIPLMYIAMQWITKRTGRLYKEQQQAIGELNGLIEETISGQKIIKAFSQEPRVMEEFLVKSERLRRTGFWAWTYSGFIPKVMNFLNNASFAIVAGAGGILALNGEITIGVIVIFTEYARQFTRPLNDLANQFNTVLSAIAGAERVFSIMGENEEKDDEVQNADKELQGYVEFDDVSFKYEGAEEDWTIRNVSFTVGIGQTAALVGATGAGKTTIMQLLARFYDANEGEIRIDGTPIAEMPRETLRKQIAFVLQDPFLFEATVWENIRYGRLDASDEEIIEAAKKANAHDFIVKLPDGYDTVLKGDGSMISQGQKQLLSIARALVADPVILLLDEATSSIDTVTELKIQEALERLMAGRTSFVIAHRLNTVRQADLVLVMEMGELVEYGTQQQLINTRGLYANMLADAKL, from the coding sequence ATGTTTGATGCAATCCGCCGGCCTTTCGGTTATGAACCGGTCATCAAAAAAGAGGATCTGGCAAAAGGAGCTTCCAAGAAAACGGAGCGGGCGGAAAACTGGAAGTCCACACTGCTGCGCATCTGGAAGCTGGTGGATGAGCACCGTTTGCTATTGATCACGGTATTGTCGCTTGTATTTGTCAGTTCTGCCCTGGCCCTTCTTGGCCCTTATTTGATTGGCCATATTATTGATGCCTATATCGTGCCGCAAACATTCGAAGGAATGGGGCCGATTGTGTTGTGGCTTATTGTGATCTATATCGGCCATTCCGTATCGCTTTACTTGCAAAACTATTGGATGGTCGGCATTGCCCAGCAAGTGATTTATCGGATGCGTACAGGCTTATTCCAGCATATGCAGCGTTTGCCGGTATCTTTCTTTGATAAGCGGCAGCACGGAGAATTGATGAGCCGGATGACCAACGATATTGAAAACGTTTCTACAACATTGAACAGTTCATTTATCCAGGTTTTCTCAAGTGTCTTGACGCTGACGGGCACGGTGATTGTCATGCTGATGCTCAGTCCATTGCTGACTGTGCTGACGTTGCTCATCATCCCGCTTATGTACATTGCCATGCAATGGATCACGAAAAGAACAGGCAGGCTGTATAAAGAACAACAGCAGGCGATCGGTGAACTTAACGGTTTGATTGAAGAAACCATTTCCGGCCAGAAAATCATTAAAGCATTTTCCCAGGAGCCGCGGGTCATGGAAGAGTTTCTCGTCAAAAGCGAACGCCTTCGGAGAACAGGGTTTTGGGCGTGGACTTATTCCGGATTTATTCCTAAAGTCATGAACTTCCTGAACAACGCGAGTTTTGCAATTGTCGCGGGTGCAGGCGGGATTCTGGCATTGAACGGTGAAATCACTATCGGGGTCATCGTCATCTTCACGGAATATGCCCGCCAATTTACCCGGCCGCTCAATGATTTGGCGAACCAGTTCAATACGGTATTATCCGCGATTGCAGGAGCAGAGCGCGTTTTTTCCATCATGGGAGAAAACGAGGAGAAAGACGATGAAGTCCAAAATGCGGATAAAGAGCTGCAGGGCTATGTCGAATTCGACGATGTATCATTCAAATACGAAGGTGCGGAAGAAGATTGGACGATCCGCAATGTCAGTTTTACTGTGGGAATCGGGCAGACGGCCGCTCTTGTCGGCGCCACAGGGGCCGGGAAAACGACAATCATGCAGCTGCTCGCGCGTTTTTATGATGCCAATGAAGGCGAAATACGGATTGACGGCACGCCGATCGCTGAAATGCCGCGCGAAACGCTGCGAAAGCAAATTGCATTTGTGCTGCAGGATCCTTTTCTGTTTGAAGCGACGGTTTGGGAGAATATCCGCTATGGCCGCCTGGATGCTTCAGATGAGGAAATTATCGAAGCCGCAAAAAAAGCGAATGCCCATGATTTCATCGTTAAACTGCCTGATGGCTACGATACGGTCCTGAAAGGGGACGGTTCAATGATCAGCCAGGGCCAAAAGCAATTATTGTCGATTGCCCGCGCATTGGTGGCTGATCCGGTCATTTTGCTGCTGGACGAAGCGACGAGCAGCATTGATACGGTCACGGAACTTAAAATTCAGGAAGCTCTGGAGCGCCTGATGGCGGGGCGGACGAGTTTTGTCATTGCCCATCGCTTGAATACCGTACGGCAAGCTGATTTGGTCCTGGTCATGGAAATGGGTGAGCTGGTAGAATACGGAACACAGCAGCAGTTAATAAATACACGCGGCCTATATGCCAATATGCTGGCAGACGCCAAATTATAA
- a CDS encoding ABC transporter ATP-binding protein translates to MKTVFSYAKPYKLLIGIALAFMLLELTVELMQPLVIAKIIDEGIIAGNRDQIIQYGVILIALSAVAFGAGIINSYYAAHVSQSFSFDLRKALYGRIQSFSIATFNKFPASGLITRLTSDVTMVQQVLFMGLRIMLRAPLLVIGSMIMALVVNAELAFYLVIVFPFLLIFLYVMVRKGVTYFSFVQRRLDRLNRMIQENLQAVRLIKAYLRGKYESGRFSEVAGSLKVDTVKAFRIMEVILPVLLFGMNLALLGVIWFGANEIRQGGAQIGELVAIVNYAMRMTGAFSMFSFIIMAYARSKASSGRIEEVLLAEDVREKEEIGEEKAVRRGEVVFENVSFTYPGTSRKVLENVSFKMKPNEKLAIMGATGSGKSSLLQLIPRFYDATEGTVYIHGRDVKDWSLRSLRKTIGVVPQQSLLFTGTISDNLSWGKEQALQEELAGAAVKAQIHDTVVRFPKGYSTRVGQKGVNLSGGQKQRLSIARALVRKPSILILDDSTSALDVKTEAALWEELEREKATMLVVTQKIRTALKADRILLLEEGEISAYGTHEQLLESSELYKQIAKSQQEEEVDEYV, encoded by the coding sequence GTGAAAACTGTTTTTTCTTACGCCAAGCCGTATAAGTTGCTGATTGGAATCGCTTTGGCTTTTATGCTACTGGAATTGACGGTTGAGCTGATGCAGCCATTGGTTATTGCAAAGATTATCGACGAGGGCATCATCGCTGGAAACCGGGACCAAATTATCCAGTATGGAGTTATCCTGATCGCATTATCCGCAGTTGCTTTTGGAGCTGGAATTATTAATTCTTATTATGCCGCGCATGTATCGCAGAGCTTTTCTTTTGATTTGCGCAAAGCTCTCTATGGGCGCATCCAATCGTTTTCAATTGCCACTTTTAACAAGTTTCCGGCCTCCGGTTTGATAACGCGCTTAACAAGCGATGTCACGATGGTGCAGCAGGTGCTGTTCATGGGGCTCCGCATTATGCTGCGTGCGCCGCTACTGGTAATCGGAAGTATGATTATGGCACTCGTGGTAAATGCTGAACTGGCGTTTTATTTGGTGATTGTCTTCCCATTCCTGCTGATTTTTTTATATGTCATGGTCAGAAAAGGCGTGACGTATTTCAGTTTTGTCCAGCGGCGCCTTGACCGCCTAAATCGAATGATTCAGGAAAACCTGCAAGCGGTGCGGCTGATCAAAGCCTATTTGCGGGGCAAATATGAATCCGGCCGTTTTTCAGAAGTGGCCGGGTCATTAAAAGTGGATACTGTCAAAGCGTTCCGCATTATGGAAGTCATTTTGCCGGTCTTATTGTTCGGCATGAACTTGGCGTTACTGGGAGTCATCTGGTTCGGAGCTAATGAAATCCGGCAAGGCGGCGCCCAAATTGGGGAGCTGGTGGCCATAGTGAACTATGCCATGCGCATGACGGGAGCTTTTTCAATGTTTTCGTTTATCATCATGGCTTACGCACGGTCGAAAGCTTCTTCCGGACGGATTGAAGAAGTGCTGCTGGCAGAAGATGTCCGTGAAAAAGAAGAAATAGGGGAAGAAAAGGCGGTTCGCCGAGGAGAAGTGGTATTCGAAAATGTTTCGTTCACTTATCCGGGAACAAGCCGGAAAGTTCTGGAAAATGTCTCTTTTAAAATGAAACCTAATGAAAAATTGGCGATCATGGGAGCGACGGGTTCAGGAAAATCTTCACTGCTCCAGCTCATTCCGCGATTTTATGACGCAACAGAAGGCACCGTCTATATCCATGGCCGTGATGTAAAGGACTGGTCATTGCGTTCGCTCAGGAAAACAATCGGCGTTGTCCCTCAGCAATCATTGCTCTTTACAGGGACGATTTCCGATAATCTGTCATGGGGCAAAGAACAGGCGCTGCAGGAAGAGCTGGCTGGCGCAGCTGTAAAAGCACAGATCCACGATACGGTCGTGAGATTTCCGAAAGGCTACAGCACCCGTGTCGGCCAAAAAGGCGTTAATTTATCAGGCGGCCAAAAGCAGCGGCTGTCCATTGCGCGGGCGCTCGTCCGGAAGCCGTCGATTTTGATTCTGGATGATAGCACGAGTGCACTTGACGTAAAAACAGAAGCGGCATTATGGGAAGAACTGGAGCGCGAAAAAGCGACGATGCTTGTCGTAACCCAGAAAATTCGCACCGCATTAAAAGCGGATCGTATCCTGCTCCTTGAAGAAGGAGAAATATCGGCATATGGAACCCATGAACAGCTTCTGGAAAGCTCAGAATTATATAAACAAATTGCGAAGTCGCAGCAAGAGGAGGAGGTGGACGAGTATGTTTGA